The following are encoded together in the Actinoplanes sp. N902-109 genome:
- a CDS encoding NAD(P)-dependent oxidoreductase: MTDLLVLGGSGRTGAHVLAYAAQRGHRVRALVRDPHKVQAPAGVELIRGTPENIDDIRKAADGVDGVISVLNNARASDNPWAKPVSPPMLMTTAARHTLTVMGEQGIRRIVLASSQGAGDDWARLSPLVKAFIKLSNIKAGFNDHTGVDRVVRASSGIDWTLARAVALTDKPAAGPVRAAEAGAEKPGAWLNRTDLAQFLVRTIEDGAWTRKAPLVWNDRG; this comes from the coding sequence ATGACTGATCTGCTGGTCCTCGGCGGCAGCGGCCGCACCGGCGCCCACGTGCTGGCGTACGCGGCTCAGCGGGGCCATCGCGTCCGCGCCCTCGTCCGTGACCCCCACAAGGTGCAGGCCCCGGCCGGTGTCGAACTCATCCGGGGCACGCCTGAGAACATCGACGACATCCGCAAGGCTGCCGACGGCGTCGACGGGGTGATCAGCGTGCTGAACAATGCCCGTGCCTCCGACAACCCGTGGGCCAAGCCGGTCAGCCCGCCGATGCTCATGACCACCGCCGCCCGGCACACCCTCACCGTCATGGGCGAGCAGGGCATCCGCCGCATCGTGCTGGCGTCCTCGCAGGGCGCCGGCGATGACTGGGCGCGGCTCAGTCCGCTGGTCAAAGCGTTCATCAAGCTGTCGAACATCAAGGCGGGCTTCAACGACCACACCGGTGTCGACCGGGTCGTCCGCGCCTCGTCAGGCATCGACTGGACCCTGGCCCGCGCCGTAGCCCTGACCGACAAGCCCGCCGCCGGCCCCGTGCGGGCCGCCGAGGCCGGCGCCGAGAAGCCCGGCGCCTGGCTCAACCGCACCGACCTCGCCCAGTTCCTCGTCCGGACGATCGAGGACGGCGCGTGGACCCGCAAAGCGCCGTTGGTCTGGAACGACCGCGGCTGA
- a CDS encoding helix-turn-helix domain-containing protein — MQMADGAEVTAAAIGPCAAIPAEHMGFIRETLDRVGDKWSLLIIAVLEPSPLRYTDLQRQVPGISQRMLSLTLRKLAEDGLIIRTAYAEVPPRVHYTLAPLGRGLHEIVTSLIGWAADHHDEIRANRERTANT, encoded by the coding sequence ATGCAGATGGCCGACGGAGCCGAGGTGACGGCGGCGGCGATCGGGCCGTGCGCGGCCATCCCCGCCGAGCACATGGGGTTCATCCGCGAGACGCTCGACCGCGTCGGCGACAAGTGGAGCCTGCTGATCATCGCGGTCCTGGAGCCCAGCCCACTGCGCTACACCGACCTGCAACGGCAGGTCCCCGGCATCTCCCAGCGCATGCTCAGCCTCACGCTGCGCAAGCTCGCCGAGGACGGGCTGATCATCCGTACCGCTTATGCGGAGGTCCCGCCGCGCGTGCACTACACCCTCGCCCCGCTCGGCCGCGGCCTGCATGAGATCGTTACCTCGCTGATCGGTTGGGCCGCCGACCACCACGATGAGATCCGCGCCAACCGCGAACGCACCGCCAACACCTGA
- a CDS encoding siderophore-interacting protein has protein sequence MIQPDAPYHLVVGEETAQVAFAAILGAAKPDAGVHGVVEVSTPDERLAFPRADELTWTYRGAAPAAESAGLLEAVRALPLPPTPGVAYLAGEAKTIAAIRTHLVAERRWPRRSVLTKPFWTPSRKGLD, from the coding sequence GTGATCCAGCCGGACGCGCCCTACCACCTCGTCGTCGGCGAGGAGACCGCACAGGTCGCTTTTGCCGCGATCCTCGGCGCGGCAAAGCCTGACGCGGGCGTGCACGGAGTCGTCGAGGTGTCCACCCCGGACGAGCGTCTCGCCTTCCCCCGCGCCGACGAGCTCACCTGGACCTACCGCGGTGCCGCCCCGGCGGCGGAGTCGGCCGGTCTGCTCGAGGCGGTCCGCGCGCTGCCCCTGCCGCCCACGCCCGGCGTCGCCTACCTCGCCGGAGAGGCCAAGACGATCGCCGCCATCCGCACCCACCTGGTCGCCGAGCGCCGCTGGCCCCGCCGTTCGGTGCTCACCAAACCGTTCTGGACACCCAGCCGCAAGGGCCTCGACTGA
- a CDS encoding AraC family transcriptional regulator gives MTTESRDWLLPPGYGVWIPAHVPHAGAVRHPEEGGLLAMDPGRCPVAWTSVTGVRVSPLLREVLAYLLDAGPDDPARPAAESLMVHLIIPCPAHDIAIAVPADQRLRMIAERLLADPSDQRELADWADFAHASVRTLTRLFRTETGLSFAEWRTRVRVRAAIQKLSTGTPVGVTARHVGYRKTSAFIAAFQRATGQTPGAYLTTEAPSCA, from the coding sequence GTGACGACGGAGTCCCGCGACTGGCTGCTGCCGCCCGGCTACGGGGTCTGGATCCCCGCCCACGTCCCGCACGCGGGCGCCGTCCGGCATCCCGAGGAGGGCGGGCTCCTGGCCATGGATCCCGGCCGGTGCCCCGTCGCTTGGACGTCGGTCACCGGGGTGCGGGTCAGCCCGCTGCTGCGCGAGGTGCTGGCGTACCTGCTCGACGCGGGCCCGGACGACCCGGCCCGGCCGGCGGCCGAGTCGCTGATGGTCCATCTGATCATCCCGTGTCCGGCCCACGACATCGCGATCGCGGTGCCGGCCGACCAGCGGCTGCGGATGATCGCCGAGCGGCTCCTGGCGGACCCGTCCGACCAGCGGGAACTGGCGGACTGGGCCGACTTCGCCCACGCCAGCGTGCGGACGCTGACGCGGTTGTTCCGTACGGAGACAGGGCTGAGCTTCGCCGAGTGGCGCACCCGGGTCCGGGTCCGCGCGGCGATTCAGAAGCTCTCGACGGGTACGCCGGTCGGGGTGACGGCCCGGCACGTCGGCTATCGCAAGACGAGCGCGTTCATCGCGGCCTTCCAGCGGGCGACCGGCCAGACACCGGGTGCCTACCTCACCACCGAGGCCCCGTCCTGCGCCTGA